A stretch of Haemophilus influenzae DNA encodes these proteins:
- the pepN gene encoding aminopeptidase N has translation MLAKAKYRKDYKQPDFTVTDIYLDFQLDPKHTVVTASTKFQRLNDEATSLRLDGHSFQFSSIKFNGEPFSAYQQDGESLTLDLKGKSAEEFELEIVTFLVPAENTSLQGLYQSGEGICTQCEAEGFRQITYMLDRPDVLACYTTKITADKSKYPFLLSNGNRIASGELEDGRHWVEWNDPFPKPSYLFALVAGDFDLLQDKFITKSGREVALELYVDRGNLNRATWAMESLKKAMKWDEDRFNLEYDLDIYMIVAVDFFNMGAMENKGLNIFNSKFVLANPQTATDEDYLAIESVIAHEYFHNWTGNRVTCRDWFQLSLKEGLTVFRDQEFSSDTGSRAVNRINNVKFLRTVQFAEDASPMSHPIRPEKVIEMNNFYTVTVYEKGAEVIRMLHTLLGEQGFQKGMQLYIAENDGKAATCEDFVSAMERANNLDLNQFRRWYSQSGTPELLISDAYDEKTHTYRLTVSQSTPPTADQMEKVNLHIPLKIALYDANGTKQMLQHNGELLSDVLNVTEKDQVFEFHGIYGRPIPALLCDFSAPVKLDYDYKTEQLLGLLKFADNQFIRWDAAQMLFAQELRRNVVRFQQGEALEISPEILTALSYVLNNYEKDIELATLILTLPKEMEFAEGFKTIDPDGISVARAFMQAQIAESLKDDFLRVYTHIRLDDYQVTQQDIALRAMRNLCLTYLAYTNLGNNLVQKHYNNANNMTDTLAALSVATKAALPCRDALLADFEQKWQQDGLVMDKWFALQATRPDENVLEIIQLLMDHPSFNFNNPNRLRSLVGSFANHNLKAFHNVSGSGYRFLTDVLIRLNESNPQVAARLIEPLIRFSRFDAQRQTLMKRALERLSVVENLSKDLFEKIEKALQ, from the coding sequence ATGTTAGCCAAAGCAAAATATAGAAAAGATTACAAACAACCAGATTTTACGGTCACAGACATTTATTTAGATTTTCAACTTGATCCTAAACATACTGTGGTAACCGCAAGCACAAAATTCCAACGCTTAAATGATGAAGCGACTTCTTTACGTTTAGACGGGCATAGCTTCCAGTTTTCTTCTATTAAATTTAATGGCGAGCCATTTTCTGCTTATCAACAAGATGGCGAGAGTTTAACGCTCGATTTGAAAGGCAAAAGTGCGGAAGAATTTGAACTTGAAATTGTGACTTTCCTTGTGCCAGCTGAAAATACTTCATTACAAGGATTGTATCAGTCTGGCGAGGGTATTTGTACGCAATGTGAGGCGGAAGGTTTCCGTCAAATCACTTATATGCTTGACCGTCCAGATGTATTGGCGTGCTATACAACCAAAATTACGGCGGACAAAAGCAAATATCCATTCTTACTTTCTAATGGCAATCGCATTGCAAGTGGCGAATTAGAAGATGGTCGTCATTGGGTGGAATGGAATGACCCATTCCCAAAACCAAGCTATTTATTTGCTTTAGTGGCAGGGGATTTTGATTTATTACAAGATAAATTTATTACTAAAAGTGGCCGTGAAGTTGCGTTAGAGCTTTATGTGGATCGCGGTAATCTTAACCGTGCAACTTGGGCAATGGAAAGTTTGAAAAAAGCGATGAAATGGGATGAAGATCGCTTTAATTTAGAATACGACTTAGATATTTATATGATCGTCGCTGTCGATTTTTTCAATATGGGTGCAATGGAAAACAAAGGGTTGAATATTTTTAATTCTAAATTTGTATTAGCCAATCCACAAACGGCAACAGATGAGGATTATCTTGCTATTGAAAGTGTGATTGCACACGAATATTTCCATAACTGGACAGGCAATCGTGTGACTTGCCGTGATTGGTTCCAATTAAGTTTGAAAGAAGGCTTAACGGTTTTCCGTGATCAAGAATTTTCTTCAGATACAGGTTCGCGTGCAGTGAATCGCATTAATAATGTGAAATTTTTACGCACTGTGCAATTTGCCGAAGATGCAAGCCCAATGTCACACCCAATTCGCCCTGAAAAAGTGATTGAAATGAATAATTTTTATACCGTAACCGTATATGAAAAAGGGGCAGAAGTGATTCGTATGTTGCATACCTTATTAGGTGAACAAGGCTTCCAAAAAGGGATGCAGCTTTATATTGCTGAAAATGATGGCAAAGCGGCAACCTGTGAAGATTTTGTTTCTGCGATGGAACGTGCAAATAACCTCGATTTAAACCAGTTCCGCCGTTGGTATAGCCAATCGGGTACACCAGAATTATTGATTAGCGATGCTTATGACGAAAAAACGCATACTTATCGTTTAACGGTTTCACAATCCACACCGCCAACCGCAGATCAAATGGAAAAAGTGAATTTACATATTCCATTAAAAATCGCGCTTTATGATGCGAATGGCACGAAACAAATGTTACAACATAATGGCGAATTGTTGAGTGATGTATTAAATGTCACTGAAAAAGACCAAGTCTTTGAATTTCACGGCATTTATGGTCGCCCAATTCCAGCATTATTATGTGATTTTTCTGCGCCAGTAAAACTGGATTATGATTATAAAACGGAACAGTTATTAGGCTTGCTGAAATTTGCAGACAATCAATTTATCCGTTGGGATGCAGCACAAATGCTATTTGCGCAAGAATTACGTCGTAATGTTGTGCGTTTCCAACAAGGCGAGGCACTAGAAATTTCGCCTGAAATTTTGACCGCACTTTCTTATGTTCTGAATAATTACGAGAAAGATATTGAACTGGCAACATTAATTCTCACACTGCCGAAAGAAATGGAATTTGCGGAAGGTTTCAAAACTATCGATCCTGATGGTATTTCAGTCGCAAGAGCATTTATGCAAGCGCAAATTGCAGAATCGTTAAAAGATGATTTCTTGCGTGTTTATACCCATATTCGTCTTGATGATTATCAAGTTACGCAACAAGACATCGCCTTGCGTGCAATGCGTAATCTTTGCTTAACTTATTTGGCTTATACGAATTTGGGTAACAACTTAGTGCAAAAACACTATAATAATGCGAATAATATGACAGATACATTGGCAGCATTAAGTGTTGCAACTAAAGCTGCATTACCTTGCAGAGATGCGTTATTAGCTGATTTTGAACAAAAATGGCAACAGGATGGATTAGTGATGGATAAATGGTTTGCATTACAAGCCACTCGCCCAGATGAAAATGTGTTGGAAATTATTCAGTTATTAATGGATCACCCAAGTTTTAATTTTAATAATCCAAACCGTTTACGTTCATTAGTGGGTAGTTTTGCAAATCACAATTTAAAAGCATTTCACAACGTAAGCGGTTCTGGCTATCGTTTCTTAACGGATGTGTTAATCCGTTTAAATGAAAGTAATCCACAAGTGGCTGCGCGTTTAATCGAGCCATTAATTCGATTTTCTCGCTTTGATGCTCAACGCCAAACGCTGATGAAACGTGCTTTAGAACGCCTAAGCGTTGTAGAAAATCTTTCAAAAGATTTATTTGAAAAAATTGAGAAAGCGTTGCAGTAA
- the hmrM gene encoding sodium-coupled multidrug efflux MATE transporter HmrM, producing MNFRLLSQYHADIKKLIKISLPILLAQIAQNSMGLADTIMAGRVSSTDMAAISIGASIWMPLMLFGQGLLLALPPTISYLNGSGQRHRIAHQVRQGIWLVLGVSIPLGLLIYFCEIPLQYMQMESKMSDLARDYLHAMLWGLPAYLMLINFRCLNDGIAKTKPAMVITFLGLLINIPLNYIFIYGKFGIPAFGAVGCGIATAIVNWAMCLMMIFYSYTNAQERSLKVFSQLIEMPNLKTLKKLLRLGLPIAIAICCEVALFALTSLMLSPLGATIVASHQITLNTSSFIFMFPMSIGMAATILVGQALGTGSPQNAKKIGYAALLLGLTVTIITALITIFFRYEIASIFVTDEIVIAMAANLLLFAALYQFSDTIQMVVGGILRGYKDTKMILYITLFSYWVIGVPLGYTLGRTDWLIPHIDAKGFWIAFVVSLTFAAFLLSLRMKKMQAMSDNAILQRLEKLK from the coding sequence ATGAATTTTCGTCTTTTATCTCAATACCACGCTGATATTAAAAAGTTGATTAAAATTTCCTTGCCTATTTTATTAGCACAAATCGCACAAAACTCAATGGGATTAGCGGATACCATTATGGCGGGTCGTGTGAGTTCCACTGATATGGCAGCCATTTCTATTGGTGCTTCAATTTGGATGCCATTGATGCTTTTTGGACAAGGTTTATTGTTGGCATTGCCGCCTACAATTTCTTATTTGAATGGTTCAGGCCAACGCCATCGCATTGCCCATCAAGTTCGCCAAGGCATTTGGCTTGTGTTAGGCGTGAGTATTCCTTTAGGGTTGCTGATTTATTTCTGTGAAATTCCGCTGCAATATATGCAAATGGAAAGCAAAATGTCAGATTTAGCACGGGATTATTTACATGCGATGTTGTGGGGATTGCCAGCCTATTTGATGCTGATTAATTTTCGCTGTTTAAATGATGGTATTGCTAAAACTAAGCCTGCGATGGTCATTACCTTTTTAGGTTTGCTAATTAATATTCCACTTAATTACATTTTTATTTATGGAAAATTTGGCATACCTGCTTTTGGTGCGGTGGGCTGTGGTATTGCAACAGCTATTGTGAACTGGGCAATGTGCTTAATGATGATTTTTTATTCCTATACGAATGCTCAAGAACGTTCACTAAAAGTATTTAGCCAATTAATCGAAATGCCAAATCTGAAAACACTTAAAAAATTACTGCGTTTAGGATTACCCATTGCCATTGCAATTTGTTGTGAAGTGGCGTTATTTGCACTTACGTCTTTAATGCTTTCTCCGCTGGGTGCAACTATTGTCGCAAGCCATCAAATCACATTGAATACCAGTTCTTTTATTTTTATGTTCCCTATGTCGATTGGTATGGCAGCGACGATTCTAGTTGGACAAGCGTTGGGTACAGGTTCTCCACAAAATGCGAAGAAAATTGGCTATGCCGCATTATTATTAGGGCTAACGGTGACGATTATTACTGCATTAATTACGATTTTCTTCCGTTATGAAATTGCCTCTATTTTCGTAACCGATGAAATTGTCATCGCAATGGCGGCAAATTTATTATTATTTGCCGCACTTTATCAATTTTCAGATACCATTCAAATGGTGGTTGGTGGCATTTTACGTGGCTATAAAGATACCAAAATGATTTTATACATTACCCTTTTTTCTTATTGGGTAATTGGTGTGCCACTTGGTTACACACTCGGTCGTACAGATTGGCTTATTCCACATATTGATGCGAAAGGTTTCTGGATTGCTTTTGTGGTCTCACTCACTTTTGCGGCGTTCTTACTTTCTTTGAGAATGAAAAAAATGCAGGCCATGAGCGATAACGCCATTTTACAACGTTTAGAAAAACTTAAATAA
- a CDS encoding type II toxin-antitoxin system HicB family antitoxin, protein MKLLNYKGYVGTIEADLENNILFGKLAYIRDLVTYEAESLSELEKEFRQSVDLYLQDCLELGKEPNKPFKGVFNVRIGEELHREATIIAGDRSLNAFVTEAIQEKIFREKPSLR, encoded by the coding sequence ATGAAGTTATTAAATTATAAAGGTTATGTTGGCACGATTGAGGCGGATTTAGAAAACAATATATTGTTTGGCAAACTTGCTTACATTCGTGATTTAGTGACTTACGAAGCAGAGTCATTATCTGAGCTAGAAAAAGAATTTCGTCAATCTGTTGATTTATATTTACAAGATTGTTTGGAATTAGGTAAAGAACCGAATAAGCCTTTTAAAGGTGTATTTAATGTACGAATTGGCGAGGAATTGCATAGAGAAGCTACGATCATAGCAGGCGATCGTTCTCTTAATGCTTTTGTTACGGAAGCGATTCAAGAAAAAATTTTTCGTGAAAAACCAAGTTTAAGATAA
- the ribE gene encoding riboflavin synthase, which translates to MFTGIVQGTAPIHSIKETANFRTQVVKLLPEMRKDLEIGASIANNGVCLTVTEINGDLVSFDLMQETLKITNLGTIKVGDYVNIERAMQMGTEIGGHLLSGHIYCTAKISDIIASENNRQIWFELPNADVMKYILTKGFVAVDGISLTIGEVKGTQFCVNLIPETLQRTLMGQRKVGDIVNIEIDPQTQAIVDTVENYLQSKNF; encoded by the coding sequence ATGTTTACTGGAATTGTACAAGGCACCGCCCCCATCCACTCCATTAAAGAAACGGCTAATTTTAGAACACAAGTGGTAAAATTACTACCTGAAATGCGTAAAGATCTGGAAATTGGCGCATCAATAGCAAATAACGGTGTATGTTTAACTGTAACTGAAATCAATGGCGATCTGGTTAGCTTTGATCTGATGCAAGAAACTTTAAAAATTACAAATCTCGGCACAATAAAAGTGGGCGATTATGTGAATATCGAACGTGCTATGCAAATGGGAACGGAAATTGGCGGACATTTATTATCTGGTCATATTTATTGCACCGCAAAAATTTCAGATATTATCGCTAGTGAAAATAACCGACAAATTTGGTTCGAGCTCCCAAACGCAGATGTAATGAAATACATTTTAACGAAAGGATTTGTTGCGGTAGATGGTATTAGCCTCACTATTGGTGAAGTAAAAGGCACGCAATTCTGTGTGAATTTAATCCCTGAAACCTTGCAAAGAACGTTAATGGGGCAACGTAAAGTGGGCGATATTGTGAATATTGAAATCGATCCTCAAACGCAAGCTATTGTAGATACTGTAGAAAATTATTTGCAGTCAAAAAATTTTTAG
- the sfsA gene encoding DNA/RNA nuclease SfsA codes for MQLPALQSAKLIRRYKRFLADIELPTGDVMTIHCANTGAMTGCGEKGDTIWYSHSDSQTRKYPHSWELTQLANGQLCCINTHRSNQLVFEALQNKQIKELAMYDEIYPEVKYGEENSRIDFLLKGEGLPDCYVEVKSITLVKGNLGMFPDAVTTRGQKHVRELLAMKKQGHRAVVLFAGLHNGFDRFKIAEYIDPEYDRLLKEAMEQGVEAYAYAGQFEISNEIPTALSLTESVPYIK; via the coding sequence ATGCAACTTCCAGCTTTACAATCGGCAAAATTAATTCGTCGTTACAAACGCTTTCTTGCGGATATTGAACTACCAACTGGTGATGTGATGACAATTCATTGCGCCAATACAGGTGCGATGACTGGCTGCGGTGAAAAAGGCGATACCATTTGGTATTCACATTCTGATAGCCAAACCCGCAAATATCCCCATTCTTGGGAGCTCACACAACTTGCAAATGGACAACTTTGTTGTATCAATACGCATCGTTCTAATCAGCTTGTCTTTGAAGCATTGCAAAATAAACAAATCAAAGAATTAGCAATGTATGATGAAATTTATCCTGAAGTGAAATACGGCGAAGAAAATAGCCGAATTGATTTCTTACTAAAAGGCGAGGGTTTGCCTGATTGTTATGTAGAAGTGAAATCAATCACGCTTGTAAAAGGTAATTTAGGTATGTTCCCCGATGCGGTTACTACGCGTGGACAAAAACACGTTCGTGAATTACTCGCAATGAAAAAACAAGGTCATAGAGCAGTGGTGCTATTTGCTGGGTTACATAATGGGTTTGATCGTTTCAAAATCGCAGAATATATCGATCCTGAATATGATCGCTTATTAAAAGAAGCAATGGAACAAGGCGTTGAAGCCTATGCTTATGCGGGACAATTTGAAATTTCTAATGAAATTCCTACCGCACTTTCTTTGACAGAATCGGTGCCTTATATAAAATAA
- the tyrS gene encoding tyrosine--tRNA ligase, whose amino-acid sequence MTNINTVLAELKRGTDEILSEADLIEKLKENRPLKVKLGADPTAPDIHLGHTVVLNKLRQFQQLGHEVYFLIGDFTGMVGDPSGKNATRPPLSREDVLRNAETYKEQIYKILDPQKTKIVFNSEWLSKLGTEGMIRLASNYTVARMLERDDFKKRFGNNQPIAIHEFIYPLLQGYDSVALDADVELGGTDQKFNLLVGRELQKSAGKKPQVAITLPLLVGLDGEKKMSKSLGNYIGVTEAPSDMFGKVMSISDELMWDWYNLLSFRPLSEIAQLKSEVEKGKNPRDVKILLAKELIARFHNEEAANAAEQEFINRFQKGAMPDEMPEFTFSGEIGLATLLKEAGLVPSTSEAIRSAQQGGVKINGEKVDNVKDNAPKGTNVYQVGKRKFARVTVE is encoded by the coding sequence ATGACTAACATTAATACCGTTCTCGCGGAACTAAAGCGTGGTACTGATGAAATCCTTTCAGAAGCGGATTTAATCGAAAAACTGAAAGAAAATCGCCCATTAAAAGTAAAATTAGGCGCAGATCCAACCGCACCAGATATTCATTTAGGACATACTGTTGTATTAAATAAATTACGTCAATTTCAACAACTCGGTCATGAAGTCTATTTCTTAATTGGCGATTTTACTGGAATGGTGGGCGATCCATCAGGTAAAAATGCGACTCGTCCTCCACTTAGCCGTGAAGATGTATTGCGCAATGCGGAAACCTATAAAGAGCAAATTTATAAAATTCTCGATCCACAAAAAACCAAAATCGTCTTCAACTCTGAATGGTTAAGCAAACTTGGTACAGAAGGTATGATTCGTCTTGCAAGCAACTATACGGTTGCGCGTATGCTTGAACGCGACGACTTCAAAAAACGCTTTGGCAACAACCAACCCATTGCCATCCATGAATTTATTTATCCATTACTGCAAGGCTACGATTCCGTTGCATTAGATGCAGATGTAGAACTAGGCGGTACAGACCAAAAATTCAACTTACTTGTTGGTCGTGAATTACAAAAATCAGCAGGCAAAAAACCACAGGTTGCGATTACACTCCCATTACTCGTTGGATTAGACGGCGAGAAAAAAATGTCTAAATCACTTGGTAACTATATTGGCGTAACGGAAGCACCAAGCGATATGTTCGGTAAAGTGATGTCAATTTCTGATGAACTCATGTGGGATTGGTATAACCTTCTTTCATTTCGTCCATTAAGCGAAATTGCACAATTAAAATCGGAAGTAGAAAAGGGCAAAAATCCACGTGATGTAAAAATCTTATTAGCAAAAGAATTAATTGCACGTTTCCACAATGAAGAGGCGGCAAACGCTGCAGAACAAGAATTTATTAACCGTTTCCAAAAAGGCGCAATGCCTGATGAAATGCCTGAATTTACGTTTTCTGGCGAAATTGGTTTAGCCACCTTATTAAAAGAAGCAGGCCTTGTTCCTTCCACTTCTGAAGCGATTCGCTCTGCTCAACAAGGCGGTGTAAAAATCAATGGTGAAAAAGTCGATAACGTAAAAGATAATGCACCGAAAGGCACAAATGTTTACCAAGTGGGTAAACGAAAATTTGCGCGTGTGACTGTGGAATAA
- a CDS encoding type II toxin-antitoxin system HicA family toxin — protein sequence MGRTEKLLDKLAQSKSTFNWNELVSLLAQQGYEKREMAGSRVRFYNRTLEHTILLHKPHPENYIKGGALKSVKESLKQVGIL from the coding sequence ATGGGACGAACTGAAAAATTATTAGATAAGCTCGCACAATCAAAATCTACATTTAATTGGAATGAATTAGTTTCTTTGTTAGCTCAACAAGGTTATGAAAAGCGAGAAATGGCAGGCTCTCGAGTGAGATTTTATAATAGAACACTCGAACATACGATTTTGTTACACAAGCCTCACCCTGAAAATTATATTAAAGGTGGTGCTTTAAAGTCAGTGAAAGAATCATTAAAACAGGTAGGTATTCTATGA
- a CDS encoding ribose-phosphate pyrophosphokinase, translating into MPDIKLFAGNATPELAKRISERLYISLGDATVARFSDGEIQVQINENVRGADVFIIQSTCAPTNDNLMELVVMVDALRRASAGRITAVIPYFGYARQDRRVRSARVPITAKVVADLLSIVGIDRVLTCDLHAEQIQGFFDVPVDNVFGSPVLIHDILKKSDLENPIVVSPDIGGVVRARAVAKLLNDTDMAIIDKRRPRANVAQVMHIIGDIADRDCILVDDMIDTGGTLCKAAEALKERGAKRVFAYATHAVFSGAAAKNLASDAIDEVVVTDTIPLSEEMKAIGKVRVLTLSSMLAEAIRRISNEESISAMFN; encoded by the coding sequence ATGCCTGACATTAAACTCTTCGCGGGTAATGCTACACCTGAACTTGCAAAACGTATTTCTGAACGTTTATATATTTCACTAGGCGATGCAACAGTCGCTCGTTTCAGCGATGGAGAAATTCAAGTTCAAATTAATGAAAATGTGCGTGGTGCGGATGTATTTATCATCCAATCAACTTGTGCGCCAACCAATGATAACTTGATGGAATTGGTTGTGATGGTAGATGCGTTACGTCGCGCATCTGCTGGTCGTATTACTGCCGTGATTCCCTATTTCGGCTATGCTCGCCAAGATCGTCGTGTTCGTTCTGCTCGTGTGCCTATTACTGCTAAAGTTGTGGCAGATTTACTTTCAATTGTTGGTATTGACCGTGTCTTAACCTGCGACCTACACGCAGAACAAATCCAAGGTTTCTTTGATGTTCCCGTAGACAACGTATTTGGTTCGCCAGTTTTAATTCACGATATTTTGAAAAAATCTGATCTTGAAAATCCAATTGTTGTTTCCCCAGATATTGGCGGCGTTGTGCGTGCTCGCGCTGTCGCTAAATTATTAAACGATACGGATATGGCTATTATTGACAAACGTCGCCCTCGTGCAAATGTAGCACAAGTGATGCATATTATCGGTGATATTGCAGACCGTGATTGTATTTTGGTTGATGATATGATTGATACTGGCGGTACGCTTTGTAAAGCGGCAGAAGCATTAAAAGAACGTGGTGCAAAACGTGTTTTTGCTTATGCAACTCACGCCGTTTTCTCTGGTGCAGCAGCCAAAAATTTAGCCAGCGATGCCATTGATGAAGTTGTAGTTACTGACACGATTCCTCTATCAGAAGAAATGAAAGCGATCGGTAAAGTTCGCGTGCTTACGCTTTCTTCCATGCTGGCAGAAGCCATTCGCCGCATTAGCAACGAAGAATCTATTTCTGCGATGTTTAACTAA